The genomic DNA ATGTCCCAGCGGCACCCCGTGCAGTATGTCCTTGGCTTTCGTGGGCAGCAGTGTCCTGACGGTCCGGGCCACCCAGGTGGCGGCCGCGTCCAACCATGAGGCGTTTTCAAGTTTGTCGGCAACGGTGACCAGGGGCAGACGGTTCATGGCTTCTCCTCACGGGGCGTGAACGGTGCCCCACAGAGTAGGCAGCTCCGGCCCGCAGACGCCATACCGCGGTGCCGGGCGGGCGCCCCCGGCCCGCAGAATGCGCGCCGGGGGCGCCGGGTCAGAGACCCTTTCCGGGGTTGAGGATGCCCAGCGGATCCAACGCGGTCCGGATGGTGTTCATGACCTCCAGGGGAACCGCCCCCACTTCCTCCTCCAACCAGTCCCGCTTGAGCAGCCCGATCCCGTGCTCCCCGGTGAGGGTTCCACCCAGCCGCTTGGCCAGGTGGAACATCTCCCCCAGCGCAACCTTGGCCGGGCCGGTGGTTACCGAGTCCTCGGGATCCATCACGATCATGGGGTGCAGGTTGCCGTCCGAAGCGTGCGCAATGGTGAAGATCCGCACTCCGGTCCGGGCGGAAATATCCTCCAGTCCGGACACCACTTCGGCCAGCCGTCCGCGCGGCACACCAATGTCCCCAATGGAGACCCGGCCCAGTTTCTCCAGGGACGGGATGGCTTCGCGGCGGGCCGTCATCAGCGCCGCGGCATGTTCGTCATCGACCGCTTTTTCGCAGCTTCCCAGCGGCGAGACCACATCCATCACCACATCCTGTTCCAGGAAAGCCCCGTACCCGTCGGTCTGCACCAGCAGGAACGCTCCGCCCTTGGCGCGGTAGTCGGTGCCCATGGCCATGTCCACGGCTTCCAGCGTGGGTCCGTCCATCAGTTCCATCACCGAGGGCTGGATCCGCGCCGCGACGACGGCGGACGCCGCGCGGGCAGCGGCGGTGACATCCGGGAAAAACGCCGCCACGGTGGCTGTGTGCACCGGCTGCGGGCGCAGCCGCAGGGTCGCTTCAACCACAACGCCAAGCGTTCCCTCGGAGCCAATCATCAGGGCGTTCAGGTCATAGCCGCTGACACCCTTGATGGTTTCCCGCCCGGTGCGCAGCTCCCGCCCGTCCGCCAGGATCACCCGCAGGGCCAGCACGGATTCACGGGTCACCCCGTATTTGGCGCAGCGCATGCCCCCGGCGTTCGTCGCGATGTTCCCGCCGATGCTGCAGATGGCGGTGCTGGCCGGATCCGGCGCATAGAAAAGTCCGTACTCCGCGGCGGCAGCGTTGAGGTCCGCGTTCAGGACACCGGGCTCCACCACGGCCAGCTGTTCCTCCGGATCGATGCGCAGGATCCGGTTCATGCCGGAAACGTCCAGCACCAGTTCACCTGCCCGGGAGGAGGATGCCGCCGCCAGGCCGGTACCTGCACCGCGCGGAACCACCGGGATCCGGTGCAGGCTGGCCAGGCGGAGGGTGTCTACAACATCCTCAACGGACCGGGCCGCAACCACTCCGTCCGGCAGCGTTTCGGGGACAAAGCCGGAACGGTCGGTGCTGACCCGCTGCCGGTCCTCTTCCAGAACGGACACCGACGGGAAACCGGCCAGGACGGTGCTGCCGGGGGCGGCGACGGCGTCACCAAGTTCCGGGTCAAGGGAATGCGTGCTCACGGGATCTCTCCTTAGGGATCGGGGCTTACTGGGCAGGCGGAGGCGCTCAGGGCACCATCCAGCCGAGAATCGAGGTGGACTGCAGCCAGATCAGGACGGTAATAAACGCCAGCAGTCCCAAGCTCCAGCCAATGAGTTTGCGCAGCAGCGTCCCTTCCGCCCCTTCCAGCCCGACGGCGGCGGAGGCGATGGCGAGGTTCTGCAGCGAGAGCATCTTGCCCATCACGCCGGCTGACGAGTTCGCCGCAGCCATCAGCGTGGGCGAGAGCCCGGTCTCATTGGCCGCCGCCACCTGCAGGGCACCGAAGAGGGAGTTCGAGGAAGTGTCGGAACCGGTCAGCGCCACACCGATCCAGCCCAGAAGCGGTGAGAGCAGCGCAAAAAAGCCGCCGGCGGAGGCCAGGGCAACCCCGAGTGTGGTGGTCTGCCCGGACAGGTTCATTACAAAGGACAGCGCCAGCACGGCGCAGACCGTCAGGATGGTCCAGCGCAGCTGTTTCAGGGTTTCGCCGTAGACGCGGACTCCGCTGCGGGGTGCAATCCGGTACAGGAACATGGTGATGATGCCGGAGAACAGCAGCAGCGTGCCGGTGGCACGGAGGTGGTCAAAGCGCAGGGTCTGGGCCGCCACCGGTTTGCCGTTGGCGCCGGTGACATCCAGGCCCGGCCAGTGGAAGGTAGTGCT from Arthrobacter zhangbolii includes the following:
- a CDS encoding FAD-binding oxidoreductase, which codes for MSTHSLDPELGDAVAAPGSTVLAGFPSVSVLEEDRQRVSTDRSGFVPETLPDGVVAARSVEDVVDTLRLASLHRIPVVPRGAGTGLAAASSSRAGELVLDVSGMNRILRIDPEEQLAVVEPGVLNADLNAAAAEYGLFYAPDPASTAICSIGGNIATNAGGMRCAKYGVTRESVLALRVILADGRELRTGRETIKGVSGYDLNALMIGSEGTLGVVVEATLRLRPQPVHTATVAAFFPDVTAAARAASAVVAARIQPSVMELMDGPTLEAVDMAMGTDYRAKGGAFLLVQTDGYGAFLEQDVVMDVVSPLGSCEKAVDDEHAAALMTARREAIPSLEKLGRVSIGDIGVPRGRLAEVVSGLEDISARTGVRIFTIAHASDGNLHPMIVMDPEDSVTTGPAKVALGEMFHLAKRLGGTLTGEHGIGLLKRDWLEEEVGAVPLEVMNTIRTALDPLGILNPGKGL